CGTTCGTCGCTCATGGCTCGGGAACCTGCCTCGTGGTTCGGTGCTGGGAAGGCGTGACGGAACACGATGGCGTCCTCGAAACGCCGCGACCCTCATCCGGCCCTTCGAGCCACCTTCTCCCGAGGGGAGAAGGGAGTGGGTCGCCTCTCTCGGCTACAGCCCTTCGCCCGCCTTGACCTTGAACGCCTTCTCCTCGCCGCCGCGCTTCACGATCAGCTCGATCGCCTGGTTCCGCCGCAGCGCCGCGAGGCTCTCGCGGGCCGATTTCAGGCCGTCGACGGGCTTGCCGTCGATGCGGACGAGGGCGTCGCCGGCGGCGAGCCCGGCCGCGGCGGCGGGGGAATCGGGCAGGACGCGGATGATCTGGACGGCCTTGGCGTCGGCCGCCTCGGCCCATTCCAGGCCCAGGAAGCCGCGGGGGGCGAGTTCCTCCTCGGGCTGCTTGCCGATCAGGAAGGCCAGGCCCTTGGCGACCGGGCCGAGGGCGTTCATCAGTTGAAGCTCGACCGGCGGATTGGCGCGGTCGCGGTCGTCGGGGACGGGCGGGTCGCCGGGGGTGAAGTCGAGCCGGGTCCACGTCATGCGGTCGCGGGTCAGGTCGATGTCGAGCTTGAACCGGGCCAGGATCGTGAACCCGAGGATGCCGTCGATCGTCGCCCCGGGCAGCCCCAGGGCGTTCATTCCGACGAGCTGGAACGGGTCTTCCACCCGCGCCTTGACCTTCTCCAGCCGCGCCCCGCCCTCGATCTCCAGGCTGTCGAGGGGCGTCCAGAAGCCCTTCTCCGGGGGCGCGATGCCGATCTTGGCCGCGGCCTCGGTCGCCACGTAGAGCGCGGGGGCCCCGGAATCGACCAGGAAGTTGAACGGCCCCTGGCCGTTGACCCGCACCCGGACGAGGAAGTGGTTCGTGTCGGTCAGCCGGTAGGGGACGCGGAACGCCCGGCCGATCTGCGGGTCTTTCGGCGCGACGTCGGGCTTGTCCTGGGTCGCGACGGCCGACGCGGCCAGGGCCGTCGCGAGCGCCGCGGCGATGCCGATCGACTTCTTGGAGATCATGGTCCGACCTTGCCAGACGGGCGTGAAGGCGACGAGAAGCGTCCTCTCCATCAGCTTAGGCGCGGGGGCGGCCCCGGGAAAAGACGAAAGCCGCGGCAATCAGGCCCTCCCGGCGGCGGGGATCGGGCCGAAACCGGGGCCAGGGTGGTGCGGGCCGGCCCCGAAACCTATCATCAAGAATTCCCACGCCCAGACGTTCCACCTTTGAGGAAGCCATGAAGACACTCTCCCGCACCCTCTGGTCCGTCGCCGCCCTGGGCCTGGGGGCCTGCGCGGGCGCCGCGCGGGCCGACGAGCCGAAGGCGTTCCGACCCCCCTCGGTCCCGCTGATCGCGCACGACCCGTACTTCAGCGTCTGGTCGGCCGCCGACA
The DNA window shown above is from Paludisphaera mucosa and carries:
- a CDS encoding PDZ domain-containing protein, with protein sequence MERTLLVAFTPVWQGRTMISKKSIGIAAALATALAASAVATQDKPDVAPKDPQIGRAFRVPYRLTDTNHFLVRVRVNGQGPFNFLVDSGAPALYVATEAAAKIGIAPPEKGFWTPLDSLEIEGGARLEKVKARVEDPFQLVGMNALGLPGATIDGILGFTILARFKLDIDLTRDRMTWTRLDFTPGDPPVPDDRDRANPPVELQLMNALGPVAKGLAFLIGKQPEEELAPRGFLGLEWAEAADAKAVQIIRVLPDSPAAAAGLAAGDALVRIDGKPVDGLKSARESLAALRRNQAIELIVKRGGEEKAFKVKAGEGL